The DNA segment TTCACACCATGACGCGCGCGGCATCACGTTTTCCAAGGAGCGCGAATCCATGGCCGAGACCGGCAAGGACACGAACGTCGTGATCGTAGGGGGCGGAGTCGCCGGACTCGCCCTGGGCAACTTCCTTCTGCGGAAGGGGATCGGGTGCGTCGTCCTCGAAAAGCACGCCCGAGCCTACGTCGAGCAGCGGCAGCGGGCCGGGGCCCTCGACGCCGGTGGAGTGCGCGTGCTGAACGAGTGGGGGGTGGGCGAGGCCGTGGAGGGCTACAGCCACGGCGACTCGGACGCGGATATGCCGCTGCTCATAGACGGAGAGGAGCGGCGGTGGCGGACCGGCGACGCCGATGAGGACGAGGCCGACGGGGCGTTCTGCCCGCAGCAGATCCTCGTCCGCAACCTGATCAGGGTCTTCCTGCGCGAGGGCGGTGATCTGCGCTTCGAGGCGCGGGATGTGTCGCTGCACGACGTCGGCACCGAGCGGCCCGTCGTCCGCTACCGGGACGCGGACGGCGCGGCACGGACGGTCACGTGCGATTTCGTCGCCGGTGCCGACGGCTACCACGGCGTCAGCAGGACGGCCGTTCCCGAGGACGTCCTCACCTGCGCCACCCACGAGTTCGGCTATGCCTGGCTGTCCGTGCTGACGGAGGTGCCCGCGGACCCCCTGGCCGTACTGGCCGTACACTCCCGCGGATTCGCCGCCCAGATCACCCGCGGTCCGGCCGCGAGCCGGGTCTACCTCCAGTGCCCGCTCACCGACACCGTCGAGCAGTGGCCCGACGACCGCGTCTGGAGCGAACTGGAGGCACGCTTCGGCAGGCCCGTGCCGGCCAGGGGCCCGATCAGGAGCAAGCAGATCGTGCCGCTGCGGGGAGTCGTCTTCAGCCCCATGAGCTACGGCCGGCTCTACCTGCTCGGGGACGCCGCCCACCTCATCTCCCCGATGAGCGCGCAGGGCATGAGTCTCGCCCTGCACGACGCCGACGTGCTGGCCCGCGCGGTGGTCCGGCAGGTCGAGAAGGACGACTGGAGCCTGCTCGACGGCTACTCCGACACCTGTCTGAGCCATACCTGGGAACGCCAGGCGTCCGCGGTGTGGATGACCCAGGCCATGCATGACTCCGGTGATGCCCGCTATGAGGGGGAGTTCCGCAGGCAGGTCGCCCGGAAGAACCTGGAATCCGTACTGGAGCCGCCCACAGCGCCTCACCCGGTCTCGTAAACCGACGGGGTCCGGCCCCGGCTCCCCGGGTCCGGTACGGGGTCCGGGGCGACGAGGCCCGGGTCGACGGGGTCTTTCCTGGCGTCCGCGGCCCGGGAGCCGTCGTCGAATCCGCGCAGGGCCGGGGTCAGATGGTTCGCCACTGCCAGCAGCGCGAAGACGGCGGCGAGGCCGAGGCCGGTGCACGGCGCTGGTGGTTCAGGCGGTGGAGGCGGCTTCGAGGAGGGTTTCGGCGGCGGCGGTGCGGGCGTAGAGGACGGAGCGGCCGGCCCGGTGGGCGCTCACCAGGCCCGCGTCACGGAGCGCGGTGAGGTACCGGGACACCGCGGCCGGGGACAGGCCGGTGCGGTGGGCCAGCCGGGTGGTGGAGTCCGGGGTGTCCAACTCGGTCAACAGGCGGGTCCGTGAGCGGCCGAGTACGGCGGCGAGGGCGTCGGTGCCGGTGGTGGGGCGCGGTGTCCAGATCGAGCCGGTGCCGCGGGCCGGGTAGACGAGCTGCGGGGGTTCGGGGGGAGCGACCCGGGTGGGCACGCGCGGGCCGGTGAAGGCGGAGGGGACCAGCAGGAGTCCGGGGCCCGCCGCGGTGCGGGACAGGGGTCTGCTGCGGCGGGTGAGGTGCAGCTTGCCGCCGTCCCATCGCACCGCGCTGTGCAGGTCGTTGAGGACATGGCCCGCGCCGTGCTCGGCGACCTGGTGGGCGCGGTGGAAGACGTCGGTGTCCAGCGCCGCCCGGATGCGGGCCCAGTAGGGGGCGATGGCCAGCTCCCAGTAGGTATGGATCTCCTCGGCGACGCGGGCCAGGCGGGTCTCCGGGTCCTGGTGCAGGGACCGCAGGCGGGGGTCGAGGCGTCCCTGGTGGTGTTCGAGGTGGTCGAGGTCGCGGCGGATCCGGTCGGCGGAGGCGTCCTGGACGGCGGCCAGTTCCGTGGCGAGGGCCGGGGCCGCACCGGTGGGGGCGGGGTTGAGGAAGTAGGGGAAGAAGCCGGCCGGCGGGATCAGCCCGGCGAGCCATCCCCGGTCCAGTCCGGCGGCGGCCACCCGCGGCCGGACCTGCTCGATCCACGGGCGGTGCGCCGGGGAGGCGGCGGCGCGGCCGGCGTGGCCGGACAGCAGCCGGAAGCTGGTCACCACCTGCCACATCGGTGAGACGACGAACCGTACCTGCGCCAGATCACCGGCCGAGAAGGCCAGTTCGGCCATGCGGCCACCCCCCCCCAGAGGATTCACACATGTTCGAATCAATGGCGGTCACGCTATCGGGTGGAGATCATCCCGGCATGACTTCGCACATCACTTCCGGCACGAACAGCGCGGCGGCATCGGGCACCTGGACGCTCGGCGATCTCTCGGTCAACCGTCTCGGCTTCGGCACGATGCGGCTGCCGCAGTACGGCGAGGCGCTGGTGCCCGACGCGGTTCCGCGCGAGCGCGATCAGGCGATCCGGGTCCTGCGGCGCGCGGTCGAACTCGGTGTGAACCACATCGACACCGCCGCGTTCTACTTCTCGCCGCTGCGGTCGGCCAACGAACTCGTCAACCAGGCGCTGCACCCCTACTCCGACGACCTCGTCGTCGTCACCAAGGTCGGTCCTGGCCGGGACACCTCGGGGCAGTGGCTGCCCCACGCCACGCCTCGGCAACTGCGCGGGCAGGTCGAGGAGAACCTGCGCCAGCTGGGGCGCGACCACATGGACGTGGTGAACCTGCGGATCGTGGGCACCGATTCGATCGCCGAGCGATTCGGCGCGCTGGCGGAGCTGAGGGACGCGGGGCTCATCCGGCACCTGGGCCTGTCCAACATCCACGAGCATCAGCTCGCCGAGGCCCAGGCCATCGCCCCCGTGGTCTGCGTGCAGAACATGCACGGCATCGGGGCCACGCCCGATCAGAAGCGGCTCCTGCGGGTCTGCGGCGAACAGGGCATCGCCTTCGTGCCGTTCTACTCCATCGCCGGCAGCGGACGTACCGCCGGAGTGACCACCACCGACCAGCACGGCACGCTGCACGCCGTCGCCCGCGCCCATGGGGCGAGCGCGGCCCAGATCCGGCTGGCGTGGACCCTGCACCAGGGCCCGCACGTCCTCGCGATCCCCGGCACCGGCGATGTCGACCACCTCGCGCAGAACGTGGCCGCCGGGTCGATCCGCCTGTCGGAGAGCGAGCTGGCCGACCTGAACTCCCTCAGTGAGTAGGGTGGTTGACGAGGTGGCATGGTCGGCCGGCCGTCATTGTCAGAGGGTCCGGCCGGGACGACCGGGGGCCTCAGCGGAGCGGGGGCACGTCCCTGCTGTAGCGCACCTCCGGCACCATGACGCCGTCGACCGGCCAGTCCGAGGTGGCGCCGTCCGGCAGGAAGCCGGCGTGTTCGTAGAAGCGCCGGGCCCTGGTGTTGGCAGCGAGCACCCAGAGGACGAGGCGGCGGAAGGAGCGTTCCTGGGCGGCGGTCAGTGTCCGCCGCATCAGGGCCCTGCCGATGCCGGTGCCGATGCGGTCGGGGGAGGCGTAGAGGGCGAGGAGTTCGCCGTCCTGCGGGTGGCGGTCGTCTTCGCGGGAGGGGCCCAGTGCCGCCCAGCCGACGACGATGCTGTCCTCCTCGGCGACGAGGTTCAGCACCGTGTCCGAAGCGCGTTCGAACATGTCGCGCCGTCGGCGGGCGTCCTCCGCCACCGTCAACGCGTCCAGGTAGCTCTGCGGCACCATCCCGGGGTAGGCGGCTTGCCAGCCCTTCACCCGGACCGTCGAGACGCCGTGGATGTCTTCTTCACGCAAGGGGCGCACCCGTATCATCCGCCGATCGTAACGACCTCTTCTTGTCCGCAGGTCCCCCTACGTCCGGTGCGTCCGCCCCGGAGCGGGACCGTCGGGCGTCGCCGGCTTCCCCCGGGAACGAGTTCCGGGCGGAGTTGCACCTTCAGCCGGCACTGGCGCCCGCTGAGGCGGCGATGGCCATGGCCGGTGGCCCCGTCGTCGTCGGCTGGACGGTTCACGGCAGCCTGGACGTCGGGCTTCCACGGGCCGTCGTAAGGGAGTTGTCACCTCAGCTGCCCGTGCTGGCGGCCGTCTCGCCGAGGGTCCCGATGGTCCGGTGCTGCGGCGTGATCGCAGCGACGCGTCCGTCGATCTGGACCTGGTACCCGGCGGATGGGCGCCGCAGGACGCACGAGCTGGCCGACGCGCTGCGGCGCGCTGTCCGCCGCCGCCACCACGACGCCCGGCGGGGAAGACCCCGGCCGGTCCGCGTCCCCTCCCCCGTGACGGTCGTCGACCGGCGCAACCCCGTCAGGGGCGGATCAGCCGCATATCAGGGACCCCTGTCACTGTTGTCCATGTGAACGGCGCTCGGGAAAGACCGGGGGCCGGGAGCGAGGAGAGGTGCCCGGAGTGGCTGATCGGGGACCAGCGAGCACGTCTCGAGGTCGGACCTCCCAGGGGTCCACGCAGGTTCAAATCCTGCCCTCTCCGCCATCCGGCCGCCGACGGAAACGAAACGGTGGTCGTCTGGAGGACGACGCGGGCGCGATGTCCGCCAGGCGGGAGGTCAGCGGTTGCGGCCGACCGGCAGTTCCAGGCGGAGTTCGTAACCGCCCTGCGCGGTGGGGCCGGAGATGACGCTGCCGCCGAGGAGTTCGGCCCGCTGCGTCAGACCGACCAGACCGTGCCGGGCGCTCGGCAGCGCCAGCGCCCGCCGCAGCGGGGCGGTGTTGGTGACGGTGGTGCGGACGCGGTCGCCGCGGTGCTCGACGCGGACGATCGCCGTGGCTCCCGGGGCGTGCTTGCGCGCGTTGGTCAGCGCCTCCTGCACGGTGCGGTAGACCGCGCGCTGCACCGCGGGCGGCAGGTCCTCGGGCAGGTCGGTCTCCAGTTTCGCCTCGATGCCGCTGGCGTCGACCAGCCGCTCCAGGTCGGCGAGGGAGGGCTGCGGTGTCAGTTCACCCGGGCCGCTGCCGGAATCGCGCAGGACGCCCACCATGTGCCGTAGTTCGTCCAGGGTCTGCACACTCAGGCGGCGGATCGTGGCCGCCGCCCGCCGCGTCTCGGTGTCCCCGCTCCCCACCTGGAGCGCTCCGGCCTGTACGGCGATCAGGCTGACCTGGTGGGAGACCACGTCGTGCATCTCCCGGGCGAGCTGGGCGCGTTCCTCGGCGAGGACGCTCTTGGCGGTGAGCAGCCGTTCCTGCGCGCGCGCCTCGCCGATGTCCGCGAGGCGCAGGGAGAGTTCGCGCCGGGCCTGGACGAGCTGGCCCAGAAAGACGGGGGCGGCGGCGGTGGCCAGGGTGTAGCTGAGGTGGAAGAGGTTGTTCGTCTGGGACAGTTCGGTGGCGTCGAGGGACGACCACGGCCAGGGCAGGTAGTCGATGACGGCGTAGGTGAGGGCGCAGGCGGCCAGCAGGACGCGGTGGCGGTTGAGCGAGGAGAGCGTGTACAGCGCGGCCATGGGCGCGAGGACCGCGTCGGTGACCAGGGCGGTGGGGAGCGTGAGGACGAAGGTCGCCAGGGGCAGCCGGCGGCGCGCGCCGAGGGCGAGCGCGCCGAGCAGTGCGCAGGCGGCGGCCGGCTGCTCCGCGATGCCGACGTGGGCCGCCGCGTCGAGCAGCGCGAGCCCGACGAGGAGTACGTCGAGCTGCCGGTCCGAAGGCCGTCGGAGGGTCAACGGACGCCCTCGCCCCCTTCCCGGGAGAGCAGTCCGGCGCGCTCGGCGATCAGTACGGCCTGGACCCGGCTGCCGACCCGCAGCTTGCCGAGCAGATTGGTGACGTGGCCCTTGACGGTGCCGGTGCTCAGATGCAGCCGCTCGCCGATGTCGGTGTTGGCCAGCCCCTCCGCCATGAGGGTGAGGACCGCGCGCTCGCGCTCGGTGAGCCGGTCGGTGAGGCGGACCGCGGCGGGCTCGCGCGCGCCGTGGTCGAGATAGCCGTCCA comes from the Streptomyces sp. SUK 48 genome and includes:
- a CDS encoding GNAT family N-acetyltransferase — encoded protein: MRPLREEDIHGVSTVRVKGWQAAYPGMVPQSYLDALTVAEDARRRRDMFERASDTVLNLVAEEDSIVVGWAALGPSREDDRHPQDGELLALYASPDRIGTGIGRALMRRTLTAAQERSFRRLVLWVLAANTRARRFYEHAGFLPDGATSDWPVDGVMVPEVRYSRDVPPLR
- a CDS encoding 4-hydroxybenzoate 3-monooxygenase, which codes for MAETGKDTNVVIVGGGVAGLALGNFLLRKGIGCVVLEKHARAYVEQRQRAGALDAGGVRVLNEWGVGEAVEGYSHGDSDADMPLLIDGEERRWRTGDADEDEADGAFCPQQILVRNLIRVFLREGGDLRFEARDVSLHDVGTERPVVRYRDADGAARTVTCDFVAGADGYHGVSRTAVPEDVLTCATHEFGYAWLSVLTEVPADPLAVLAVHSRGFAAQITRGPAASRVYLQCPLTDTVEQWPDDRVWSELEARFGRPVPARGPIRSKQIVPLRGVVFSPMSYGRLYLLGDAAHLISPMSAQGMSLALHDADVLARAVVRQVEKDDWSLLDGYSDTCLSHTWERQASAVWMTQAMHDSGDARYEGEFRRQVARKNLESVLEPPTAPHPVS
- a CDS encoding DUF5937 family protein translates to MAELAFSAGDLAQVRFVVSPMWQVVTSFRLLSGHAGRAAASPAHRPWIEQVRPRVAAAGLDRGWLAGLIPPAGFFPYFLNPAPTGAAPALATELAAVQDASADRIRRDLDHLEHHQGRLDPRLRSLHQDPETRLARVAEEIHTYWELAIAPYWARIRAALDTDVFHRAHQVAEHGAGHVLNDLHSAVRWDGGKLHLTRRSRPLSRTAAGPGLLLVPSAFTGPRVPTRVAPPEPPQLVYPARGTGSIWTPRPTTGTDALAAVLGRSRTRLLTELDTPDSTTRLAHRTGLSPAAVSRYLTALRDAGLVSAHRAGRSVLYARTAAAETLLEAASTA
- a CDS encoding histidine kinase gives rise to the protein MTLRRPSDRQLDVLLVGLALLDAAAHVGIAEQPAAACALLGALALGARRRLPLATFVLTLPTALVTDAVLAPMAALYTLSSLNRHRVLLAACALTYAVIDYLPWPWSSLDATELSQTNNLFHLSYTLATAAAPVFLGQLVQARRELSLRLADIGEARAQERLLTAKSVLAEERAQLAREMHDVVSHQVSLIAVQAGALQVGSGDTETRRAAATIRRLSVQTLDELRHMVGVLRDSGSGPGELTPQPSLADLERLVDASGIEAKLETDLPEDLPPAVQRAVYRTVQEALTNARKHAPGATAIVRVEHRGDRVRTTVTNTAPLRRALALPSARHGLVGLTQRAELLGGSVISGPTAQGGYELRLELPVGRNR
- a CDS encoding oxidoreductase, yielding MTSHITSGTNSAAASGTWTLGDLSVNRLGFGTMRLPQYGEALVPDAVPRERDQAIRVLRRAVELGVNHIDTAAFYFSPLRSANELVNQALHPYSDDLVVVTKVGPGRDTSGQWLPHATPRQLRGQVEENLRQLGRDHMDVVNLRIVGTDSIAERFGALAELRDAGLIRHLGLSNIHEHQLAEAQAIAPVVCVQNMHGIGATPDQKRLLRVCGEQGIAFVPFYSIAGSGRTAGVTTTDQHGTLHAVARAHGASAAQIRLAWTLHQGPHVLAIPGTGDVDHLAQNVAAGSIRLSESELADLNSLSE